In the Purpureocillium takamizusanense chromosome 5, complete sequence genome, one interval contains:
- the YHM2 gene encoding Mitochondrial DNA replication protein yhm2 (EggNog:ENOG503NTZB~BUSCO:EOG09263HD8~COG:C) — translation MVAAATLPAPVGEPQKLEKKPIKFSNLLLGAGLNMFEVTTLGQPLEVTKTTMAAHRGDGFGAAMGRIWSRGGVLGFYQGLIPWAWIEASTKGAVLLFVASEAEYYARAAGASEFGGGILGGITGGVAQAYATMGFCTCMKTVEITKHKMAAAGVKPQSTFQTFMDIYRKEGIRGINKGVNAVAIRQMTNWGSRFGLSRLAEGGIRSATGKKDNEKLSAGEKILASGIGGGLSAWNQPIEVIRVEMQSKKEDPNRPKKMTVGNTFRYIYANNGIKGLYRGIAPRIGLGVWQTICMVAFGDMAKTYVEKLTGDSVTAKH, via the exons ATGGTCGCAGCCGCcaccctccccgcccccgtcgggGAGCCTCAGAAGCTTGAGAAGAAGCCCATCAAGTTCTCAAACTTGCTCCTGGGCGCCGGTCTCAACATGTTTGAGGTCACCACCCTCGGCCAACCCCTCGAGGTTACCAagaccaccatggccgcccaccgcggcgatggcttcgGCGCTGCCATGGGCCGCATCTGGTCTCGCGGAGGTGTTCTTGGCT TCTACCAGGGCCTCATTCCTTGGGCCTGGATCGAAGCCTCGACCAAGGGCGCTGTCCTCCTGTTCGTCGCTTCCGAGGCCGAGTACTACGCccgagcggccggcgcgtcggagtttggcggtggcatcctcggcggcatcacggGCGGTGTCGCCCAGGCCTACGCCACCATGGGCTTCTGCACCTGCATGAAGACGGTTGAGATCACCAAGCACAAGATGGCCGCTGCGGGTGTTAAGCCCCAGTCCACCTTCCAAACCTTCATGGACATCTACCGCAAGGAGGGCATCCGCGGCATCAACAAGGGTGTCAATGCCGTCGCCATCCGTCAGATGACCAACTGGGGTTCCCGCTTCGGTCTCAGCCGTcttgccgagggcggcatccGCTCCGCCACCGGCAAGAAGGACAACGAGAAGCTCTCGGCCGGCGAGAAGATCCTCGCCTCGGGCATCGGTGGTGGCCTCAGCGCCTGGAACCAGCCCATCGAGGTCATCCGTGTCGAGATGCAGAGCAAGAAGGAGGACCCCAACCGACCCAAGAAGATGACAGTCGGCAACACCTTCAGGTATATCTACGCCAACAATGGCATCAAGGGCCTCTACCGCGGCATCGCGCCGCGCATTGGTCTCGGTGTCTGGCAGACGATTTGCATGGTCGCCTTCGGTGACAT GGCAAAGACTTATGTTGAGAAGCTGACCGGCGACTCGGTCACGGCTAAGCATTAA
- a CDS encoding uncharacterized protein (BUSCO:EOG092629WA~COG:A~EggNog:ENOG503NWI7), which produces MASAVADLEAGLQAMLNLKPPGVSGSRITSLTSLCVANVQSESVLIQKIYTHFKKAPGTHKLGVLYVVDSVTRKWLEQAKTQGQPVNSSAQDGTYAAGVHRVTELMPVLMNDIVQSAPDEQKEKIKKLLDIWEKGQTFPQPMLESFKQKLSAPPPAKVSTTPPGSPPTAVVASYQNQQARPTPSAAPAPTGSSILEALANIARQNTSSAAPGNSALPAPAASYSYPAAGLPQSVTMPPLSQPPVQAAPSYAAPAQPVNAPALPFSLPQMPGQGVGMPPANGAPPNPYAAAPPSAAPPSGGLDPTTQQQIMLIKALADQGVPFDKIPALIQSMTGGNTAAAQQSFQPPVPAAQGSYPAGQQLWPGADSSRDRGYQDAMRSPRHHGRSRSRSPDRGWASKDSSRAGRERHDDHDRNDRRNNDYRQRSPQGRRGRTETPDFELPKIERWIEYDRSLPPNHIRVYSRTLFVGGVTCSEAELRNIFTRFGTVQTCIVNKDKRHAFVKMLTRKDALHAKESTEDPRNIEIPLRTRWGVGFGPRDCSDYSTGISVIPIHKLTEADRKWMLTAPYGGSGGKPIESGLCVEEPDIEIGAGVSSKAISRRMQTDKGGSNGPKSTRNRDEGGSGGRGRRNRDRRSDQGGNGSSGQQAPASGFPFGMGNLPSGMPNFPAGFGS; this is translated from the exons ATGGCATCTGCAGTAGCAGATCTGGAGGCTGGCCTCCAGGCCATGCTCAATCTCAAACCACCTGGAGTCTCAGGATCCCGTATTACCAGTTTGACGTCGCTCTGCGTCGCCAACGTCCAG TCGGAGTCGGTTCTCATCCAGAAAATCTACACACACTTCAAGAAGGCGCCCGGGACGCACAAGTTGGGGGTTCTCTACGTCGTAGACTCTGTAACCCGCAAGTGGCTCGAGCAAGCAAAGACCCAAGGACAACCAGTAAACAGCTCTGCGCAAGACGGCACATACGCCGCCGGAGTTCATCGAGTGACGGAACTCATGCCCGTATTGATGAATGACATTGTCCAGTCCGCCCCGGACGAGCAAAAG GAAAAGATCAAGAAGCTTCTCGACATATGGGAGAAGGGCCAGACTTTTCCGCAGCCCATGCTCGAGTCCTTCAAACAGAAGCTGAGCGCTCCCCCTCCAGCCA AAGTATCGACAACTCCCCCAGGCAGCCCGCCTACGGCCGTTGTGGCCTCGTACCAGAACCAACAGGCAAGGCCAACGCCgtctgcggcgccggcccctACCGGCTCTTCCATTCTTGAGGCACTGGCCAACATCGCGCGCCAGAACACCTCCAGCGCTGCTCCGGGCAATTCCGCGCTtcccgccccggcggcgtcgtacagctatcccgccgccggcttgccTCAGTCGGTGACAATGCCCCCTCTCAGCCAGCCACCGGTGCAAGCAGCGCCGTCGTATGCTGCCCCTGCGCAGCCTGTGAATGCCCCTGCGTTGCCCTTTTCCTTGCCTCAGATGCCGGGCCAGGGTGTAGGGATGCCGCCTGCCAACGGCGCCCCGCCGAACCCGTatgccgccgctcctccgtCCGCCGCTCCCCCGTCCGGCGGGCTTGACCCCaccacgcagcagcagatcaTGCTCATCAAGGCCCTGGCCGACCAGGGCGTTCCCTTTGATAAGATCCCGGCCCTGATTCAGAGCATGACCGGCGGCAACACTGCGGCCGCTCAGCAATCCTTCCAGCCCCCTGTCCCCGCCGCGCAGGGTTCGTATCctgccggccagcagctgtGGCCCGGCGCCGATAGTTCTCGTGACCGTGGCTATCAGGATGCCATGAGATCCCCTAGGCATCACGGGCGTTCGCGTTCGCGCTCTCCCGATCGTGGTTGGGCTTCCAAGGACTCTTCCAGGGCTGGGCGTGAGAGACATGACGACCATGACCGCAATGACCGACGCAACAACGACTACCGCCAGAGGAGCCCGCagggccggcgaggccgcaCTGAGACCCCCGACTTCGAGCTGCCCAAGATTGAGCGATGGATCGAGTACGATCGCTCCCTGCCACCCAACCACATCAGGGTCTACAGCCGGACGCTCTTTGTGGGCGGAGTGAC CTGTtccgaggccgagcttcGAAACATCTTCACTCGGTTCGGCACCGTCCAGACATGCATCGTGAACAAGGATAAGCGTCATGCCTTTGTTAAGATGCTTACCCGCAAGGACGCTTTGCACGCCAAGGAGAGCACCGAGGACCCCCGAAACATTGAAATACCTCTCAGG ACACGATGGGGAGTTGGCTTCGGCCCCAGAGACTGCAGCGATTACTCGACGGGGATCAGCGTCATTCCCATTCACAAGCTGACCGAGGCGGACCGCAAGTGGATGTTGACTGCGCCTTACGGAGGCAGCGGTGGCAAGCCTATCGAGAGCGGATTATGTGTCGAGGAACCAGATATCGAaatcggcgccggcgtttCGTCCAAGGCCATCAGCCGCCGCATGCAGACGGACAAGGGTGGCAGCAATGGCCCCAAGTCGACGCGGAATCGCGAtgagggcggcagcggcggtcgaggtcgtcggaACAGAGACCGCCGCAGCGACCAAGGAGGCAACGGCTCCAGCGGCCAGCAGGCCCCGGCATCCGGGTTCCCCTTCGGCATGGGCAACCTCCCCAGCGGCATGCCCAACTTTCCCGCGGGTTTCGGTAGCTAG
- the CIT1 gene encoding Citrate (Si)-synthase (COG:H~EggNog:ENOG503NU5Z): MATVSRLSNSALRASLKAPAFNGRTAAFNAVRCYSAKTQTLKERFAEILPEKVEQIKALRKEHGSKVVDKVTLDQVYGGARGIKCLVWEGSVLDAEEGIRFRGKTIPECQELLPKAPGGKEPLPEGLFWLLLTGEVPTEAQVRALSAEWAARSDLPKFVEELIDHCPTDLHPMAQFSLAVTALEQTSSFAKAYAKGINKKEYWSYTFEDSMDLIAKLPNIASRIYQNVFKGGKVAPIQKDKDYSFNFANQLGFGENKDFVELLRLYLTIHTDHEGGNVSAHTTHLVGSALSSPFLSLAAGLNGLAGPLHGLANQEVLNWLTEMKKVVGEDLSDKNITDYLWSTLNSGRVVPGYGHAVLRKTDPRYMAQREFALAKMPEDPMFKLVSQVYKIAPGVLTEHGKTKNPFPNVDAHSGVLLQHYGLTEANYYTVLFGVSRAIGVLPQLILDRAFGSPIERPKSFSTDKWAELVSKL, translated from the exons ATGGCCACCGTCTCGCGCCTCAGCAACTCTGCCCTGCGGGCCTCCCTCAAGGCCCCGGCCTTCAATGGCCGGACAGCCGCCTTCAATGCCGTGCGCTGCTACTCGGCCAAGACCCAG ACCCTCAAGGAGCGCTTTGCCGAGATCCTCCCCGAGAAGGTTGAGCAGATCAAGGCTCTCCGCAA GGAGCACGGCTCCAAGGTCGTTGACAAGGTGACGCTTGACCAGGTCTatggcggcgcccgtggcATCAAGTGCCTTGTTTGGGAGGGCTCCGTCctggacgccgaggagggcatccGCTTTCGCGGCAAGACGATCCCCGAGTGCCAGGAGCTTCTCCCCAAGGCCCCTGGCGGCAAGGAGCCTCTTCCTGAGGGTCTCTTCTGGCTGCTTCTCACCGGCGAGGTCCCGACCGAGGCGCAGGTTCGCGCTCTGTCTGCCGAGTGGGCCGCCCGTTCCGACCTCCCCAAGTTCGTTGAGGAGCTGATCGACCACTGCCCGACCGACCTGCACCCCATGGCGCAGTTCTCCCTGGCCGTCACAGCTCTGGagcagacgtcgtcgttcgCCAAGGCGTacgccaagggcatcaaCAAGAAGGAGTACTGGAGCTACACCTTTGAGGACTCGATGGACCTCATCGCCAAGCTGCCCAACATTGCCTCGCGCATCTACCAGAACGTcttcaagggcggcaaggtggCACCCATCCAGAAGGACAAGGACTACTCGTTCAACTTTGCCAACcagctcggcttcggcgagAACAAGGACTTTGTTGAGCTGCTCCGTCTGTACCTGACCATCCACACTGACCAcgagggcggcaacgtcAGCGCCCACACGACCCACCTGGTCGGCAGCGCACTCAGCTCTCCCTTCCTGTCCCTGGCGGCTGGCCTGAACGGCCTCGCCGGTCCCCTGCACGGCCTGGCCAACCAGGAGGTGCTCAACTGGCTCACCGAGATGAAGAAGGTGGTGGGCGAGGATCTGAGCGACAAGAACATCACCGATTACCTGTGGTCGACGCTCAACAGCGGCCGTGTCGTGCCCGGCTACGGTCACGCCGTCCTCCGCAAGACCGACCCGCGCTACATGGCTCAGCGCGAGTTTGCCCTCG CCAAGATGCCCGAGGACCCCATGTTCAAGCTCGTCAGCCAGGTCTACAAGATCGCCCCCGGTGTCCTGACTGAGCACGGCAAGACCAAGAACCCCTTCCCCAACGTCGACGCGCACTCGGGTgtcctgctgcagcactACGGCCTGACCGAGGCCAACTACTACACGGTCCTGTTTGGTGTGTCGCGCGCCATTGGTGTCCTGCCCCAGCTGATTCTGGACCGCGCCTTCGGCTCGCCCATTGAGCGGCCCAAGTCGTTCTCTACCGACAAGTGGGCCGAGCTCGTCAGCAAGCTGTAA